One genomic segment of Chelonia mydas isolate rCheMyd1 chromosome 1, rCheMyd1.pri.v2, whole genome shotgun sequence includes these proteins:
- the SLC35E3 gene encoding solute carrier family 35 member E3 isoform X3 has protein sequence MGSGPGPGWLAAGLLVNLVASICIVFLNKWLYVRLGFPNLSLTLVHFAATWLGLGLCQALRVFAPKSLRPRQVLPLALSFCGFVVFTNLSLQSNTIGTYQLAKAMTTPAIVAIQSLFYGKSFPLRIKLTLIPITLGVFLNSYYDVKFNFLGMVFATLGVLVTSLYQVWVGAKQHELQVNSMQLLYYQAPMSSAMLLCIVPFFEPVFGEGGIFGPWTLSAVGYGTSFL, from the exons ATGGgctcggggccggggccgggctggCTGGCGGCCGGGCTGCTGGTGAACCTGGTCGCCTCCATCTGCATCGTGTTCCTGAACAAGTGGCTCTACGTGCGGCTCGGCTTCCCCAACCTGAGCCTCACGCTGGTGCACTTCGCCGCCACCTGGCTCGGCCTCGGCCTGTGCCAGGCGCTGCGCGTCTTCGCCCCCAAGAGCCTGCGGCCCCGCCAGGTGCTGCCCCTGGCGCTCAGCTTCTGCGGCTTCGTGGTGTTCACCAACCTGTCCCTGCAGAGCAACACCATCGGCACCTACCAGCTGGCCAAGGCCATGACCACGCCGGCCATCGTGGCCATCCAGAGCCTCTTCTACGGCAAGAGCTTCCCCCTGCGCATCAAGCTGACCCTG ATTCCCATAACTTTAGGTGTATTCCTAAATTCCTATTATGATGTGAAGTTTAACTTCCTTGGAATGGTGTTTGCTACCCTTGGTGTTCTAGTTACATCCCTTTATCAAGTG TGGGTAGGAGCCAAGCAGCATGAGTTGCAGGTTAACTCTATGCAGTTGCTGTACTATCAGGCACCAATGTCCTCTGCCATGTTGTTGTGTATCGTACCCTTCTTTGAGCCAGTATTTGGAGAAGGGGGGATATTTGGACCCTGGACACTTTCTGCTGTG